DNA from Gracilinanus agilis isolate LMUSP501 chromosome 3, AgileGrace, whole genome shotgun sequence:
TTACCTGGGGAGGAGGGGGCTGGGCTTCCCAACCCTGGGGCCCTGAGAGGCTGACGACCTCCTCCCCCTATACTTCCTCTTTAGGCCTCCCCTGCCAAATGCACCCAAGCCCGCTGAAGCGTTCCATGTCGCTCATCCCCACGAGCCCGCAGGGCCCTGGTGAATGGCTGAACCCAGAGGAAATGGGGGCAAGAGCAGCCTTTGCCCCACCCGACCACGCGCCCCTCTCACCCCAGAGCAGTGTGGCTTCCTCAGGCAGTGAGCAGACGGAGGAGCAGGGCTCCAGCCGGAACACTTTCCAGGAGGATGGCAGTGGCATGAAAGGTGAGCCAGGGTGGGTGGTTCTGCCCTTCTTGGCTCCAGCCCACCCCTGGGTTTACCTGGCCTGATCCCTTGGGCAGGTGGGGCAGCCAAATCCATGAAGCAGTTTTGGGAATCCTTTGAGAGAAATATTAATATTGAGGTTCTCTCAGAACAAATAATACAtctattctggaaaaaaataggTAGAAGCAGACTCTGGTTCAGAGGACAATTCCTGGAAAAAGCACTGGTCTCTTTTGGGGGTCTAGCTCTGAGGCAGAAAGGGCACAGTGGCAGAGGACCTCATCCCTCTGTCACTCACTCAGCCATCATTTAGGACATACCTACTCTGAACCAGGTCTTGTGTttggtttggggggtggggtacACAGACAAAGCTGAAGCAGTCCCTCTCCCCAAGGAGCTTCTGTTTGATTTGGGAAGACAACCATGTCCTTCAGGAGGTAGATTtgggaatggaaggagggaggatcagaaaaggctcCACAGAAAAGATGTGAGGGTCAGCTGGACACCATAGTTGTGACAAGTCCTCTTTTCCACACCCCAGATGTGCCATTATGGCTTAAGAGTCTTCGCTTACACAAATACGCAGCCCTCTTCTCCCAGATGAGCTATGAGGAGATGATGACCCTGACTGAACAGCATCTGGAATCTCAGGTGAGTTCCCAGACTTCTCCCAGAGCCCCAAAAGAGATCTCTGTGAATTaggttccttcccttcccatctgGGTCCTCAGGCCAGGCTATGGCCAGAGCCTCTGAAGGAGTCACCAATGGAACCCAGTTCTTCTCATGCCCACCTATTGCAGACTCTTTGCTCCATTATAACCTGAGAGGGCCTCTCAGGATCCCTCTGAGACCTTTCCTCCTCCCTACACAGAACGTGACCAAAGGTGCCCGTCACAAGATCGCCCTGAGCATCCAGAAGCTTCGTGAGAGGCAGAGTGTCCTCAAGTCCCTGGAGAAGGTGATGACTTGCTGGGAGGGCATTTGGTGGAGGTAGTGTGGTGTCTGGAAGCTCACCAGGATGGGTGTCAGGACACTCACCATGGATGGAATGGAGAACCTTCTCAGGCCACTTCTCATCTCAGGGTCCAATTCTCCATCTGTCCACTAGACAGGGGTGGGCTTGATTTTTAAGGTCCTTCCAATTTTGAGACACGATTTGTCAGACTTCCCACTTTTAGCTttaagatttaggaccccagggGTCCAAGAGCCCTGCTCATGCCCTGGAGGAGGCACCCAAGATACTGCCTTCCTGTTCCCAGCTGagtattttattaagcacttagtgtTTGGGGTAAGACTGTGTATGTGGGGGAGTGAAAAGAACAATGGGGTTGGAGTCAAAGACTCTTTAAGTGTGTGACCTTGTGCCAgtccctctctggacctcatttgTCAGTcagcaagcctttattaagtgcctactgtatccCCTCAGGTACTGTGCTGAGGCCCTTCCGTACTTCTAAAAAGTCTGTGGTCCTATGATCCTTGagtatctttctgtctctctcaaccTTGGCTCCTCCTGTGCCTTCTGAACCCTTTCTGACTCCCCTCGTGTTTGTGTGTGCTCTCACCCCATCCCCAGGATGTGCTGGAAGGTGGGAACCTGAGGAATGCTTTACAGGAGCTCCAGCAGATCATTGTCACACCCATTAAGGCCTACAGCATCCTTCAGGCAGCTGTGGTGGCTGCAGCCAAGGAGGGGGGCAGGGGGGAGCCGCCGCTGAGCGCCGAGCCCCCCCCAGCTCGCCCAGGCCCTGAGAAGGTCCCTGAGGCCAAGGATGCCCCAGCAGAAAGCTATCCCCCCCAGCCGGCCCCTGCCCCCAGTGATGGTAGTGAGCCAGCCACAGCCCCTGTCGCCGATGGAGACCTCCCTAGCCAGTTTACCCGTGTGATGGGCAAAGGTGAGCACCCCCTCCTGGACACCAAAGGCCaagggagttgggggtggggggagtgggggagatGAAAACTTGTGCTCAGCTGTTGCCTAGATTCTGGTGACTAAATCAGATGTGCTTTGCTGACCCTCTTCCCAAGGGCAGAGGCCAAGGATCTGGGAGGGTCAGGAGCAGAGATCCTTCCCCTACGTAGACCTTTGTACTTGTTTGTACTTCACCCATCCCCTCTGTATCAGCTTTATTTGTACAGTCTTGTCTTCCCTAGTAGACTGTAAACTTCCCCAATGGCAGGGGCTGAGTCTCTTCATTTTTTAGCCAGTTTTGAGGTGAATGTATTGACTCGTGGAGTAGACAAGAGAGTAGGTGGAGGTCTGCTGCTGGAGATCTAGTTGGGCTTGCTTCAGGGTGTGGGGAGATGAGTGGGAGGGGAAGCAGCTTACCAAAGCCCTTGGCCACTGACTGGGAGCTTTCTGTTCCAGCAAAGTCTTCTTGCTAACTAGATGCTTTGTGTTGTCAAAATCCCATGGTGTGCTACTATCATGGGCCCTACGTCCAGCACCCTGGAGCAGGGCCCTGTTTGCTTGCCCCCTGGTCACAGTTCTGAGAGGCTGGTGCAGGGCAGTACCAAGACCTTACTTGtaatctctttcccttcctccttccccaattAGTGTGCACCCAGCTGCTGGTGTCCCGGCCAGATGAGGAAAACATTACTAGTTACCTCCAGCTCATCGaaaagtgcctgacacatgaGGTGAGCCCTCCCTAGATGTTCTTGATGGGTTTCTGATAGCTTTTGACCAGGCAATTCTGAATGAACTTTACTCTCTGCTGCTCCCCCTACCCCCAGGCTTTTACCGAGACACAGAAGAAGCGCCTGCTGTCCTGGAAACAGCAGGTCCTGAAGCTGCTCCGAACGTTTCCCCGAAAAGCTGCCCTAGAAATGCAGAGCTACCGGCAGCAGCAGAAGGGGTAAGAACCAAGGAGGGACAGACTGTGTATGGGCAGGATCCTTTCTCCTCTCAGTTTCTGGAGGGGAAGCCCTGGCCCAGCTCCCATCATGCACATCAGGAAAGAGCTGTGGTTGCTGCCATTAGAGACCACTGAAGGTCTGCCAAGCCATTTACATGATCCTTATTGCAGGCTCCCATCTGGAGCCTTAACTCTTGGAGACGCTGGTGAGCACTTATAGCCAGCACACCTTTCTGCCAAGCTTCCCAAATAGAGTTCCTCTTGTGTGTCTCCTCAGGGTGGGTGAGGAAGCAGGACAAGGATCCAGAGTCATGACCTTCAcacccttccccttctcttttggCAGCTGGGCTTTTGGCTCCAACTCTCTCCCCATAGCTGGTTCTGTGGGGATGGGAGTGACCCGGCGGGCCCAGAGGCAGTTCCAGATGCCTCCTCGGGCTCTGCCACCTAGCCGAATGGGCATCCTGAGCCCTGCAGGCATTGGAGGCGTTTCACCTCGGCATGCCCTCACCAGCCCTAGTCTTGGGGGGCAAGGACGACAGGTAAGTGTCAGTCAGGGCTGGGAGCATGGGGAGACAAGATGCCAGCTGGGGTGGTAGCCAGGAAGAATGCTTCTGGAGGGGAGCTGTGATTGGGTTAAAAGAGTGGTACACCTCTATGGGGGTGCTTCCCAACTTCTGCCCTCACCACCACCTCTCTTGTGTCTGGCCTTCTGACTCAATACAGAATCTGTGGTTCGCCAATCCTGGAGGCAGTAACAGCATGCCCAGCCAGAGCCGGAGCTCCGTGCAGCGCACTCACTCCCTCCCTGTGCATTCCTCCCCCCAGGCTCTCCTCATGTTCCCGCCAGGTGAGGCTCCTCCTTCCTGAGTCCTGGTTTTGGCCTCtggcttttttcttttggttcctctctcttttttttggttcCTCTCTTTTTTACCCCTCTGTTCTTCATCTCATGGTGTTTGGAGCTCTCATTCTCTGGGTTTTCAGTCTGAATCTTGATCTTACTCTGTTCCTCTTTATTTTTACACGTCAACTACAATGTAACTTAAATAAACTGAGGCCTAAATTttatggtctctgaggtccctttttgACCTAGGATTCTGAAGGATAAATAGACACATGAATAAAAGGAACGTACCAGGAGGTTTGATTTAATCCAAAGCTTTTGGCAAAGTTTCATATCAAAAAGGACTTTTCATTTTCCCAAAGATTTTTTATTAGTGTGTCATCTGGCAATGGGGAGGTAGTGGTTGTTTTGCACAATTGATTaacttagaaatagaaaagaaaaaggagagagaaacaggtACTTCTTGGATTAGAATGGATTTTGAGGTCACAACTAGGACTACAGGGATCAGTACTGGGAGGGTTCCATCATttagtcatattcaactctttgtgacccccccTGGACTGTAGTGCACTGGTGCTGACCAGTGTGCTACATATAGTCCAGGGGGTTAGAGTTAGGGTTaggttttctgggcagagatcctggagtggtttgccatttctttatctagctcattttataaatgaagaaactgaggtaaacagcatgaagtgatttgcccagggtcacacaactaatgtctaaggccagatttgaactcagttcttcttgactccagtcctagtgctctatccactgagccatctagctcccAGAATAAGCaaatgatctagaaaaaataTGGTCAGGCATTTTTTTCTAAGCTTGTATGTGTTTCATGAGTTAATTGCCGAACCATTGGTGATGAAATACAGGCATACCTCACAAACCTGTATGACTGGAGGAAAAAGGTAAGTTAAATTTCCCAGTAGGCAAGTTTAACTTCAGGCACTTATTAGTTAGCCTTTTGCCTGTTTTTGCCTAATAGTACAGTGATGGGCTTTGTCCTCACGTTAGAAATGCATGATCCAGAATCTTACAATAATTTGGGCTTTAGAGACATCTCCCCTCTGTTGCTCTGTGTATTCTCAGAAGGGGGATTGGAGATAGGACCCAACACCTTTCTGACTCATGGAAAAGGGTCATACTTGCAtgatttttaaggtcctttcctactcctctgatattctatgattctgtgctTCTCTGGAGTTGGAGAAGGTGCTTAGGAGAGACGTTATCACAGAGAAGCTCTAGAcaacggtcagcaacctttttggccgtgagagccataaacgcatgcggaaggaggaggatggaggtggaaggcgctagaatatggggcgggggctgaagggccccctggggcacatcctggggctctgcccagactggccagttgggaggtggagccaactatggctccagagccatacattgccgacccctgctctaggacaTTGCCTGAAGTGCGATGCCATGGTCTAGAAGGATTTGGGCTGAGATGGGATAGGTTGGGATTCTGGGTATGGAAAGCAGCCTGCTGACTTGTTTCCCACCCCACTATGCCCAGACTTGTGGCATTGGAAGACCAGCCACTCATATACACTGGCTGTTCCCCATCAACAACAAAACCCTGGTCAGCCCATTTTGTCCAGTGAGAAGTGGCCTTCATCTTTTCATGAAAAGGGCTGACTTTGAAATAGAAGCATGGTTAGGAAGggcttcatttgacagatggacaGTGGATAAGGTGAGGAGGCTTGGAGCCAGCCTTTAAGAAGTGGACATACATCCTCCTGGAAGGCAGGCCCTGCAGTTCTGTCTTTCATTTCTAGCCACCCTCCATCTTGCTCCATTTCTGCATCCTGGTGCCATCCACCATTTCTCTTGCCATCTTCTCACA
Protein-coding regions in this window:
- the SAMD4B gene encoding protein Smaug homolog 2 isoform X1: MMFRDQVGILAGWFKGWNECEQTVALLSLLKRVTRTQARFLQLCLEHSLADCNDIHLLESEANSAAIINQWQQESKEKVVSLLLSHLPLLQPGNTEAKSEYMKLLQKVLAYSIENNAFIEESRQLLSYALIHPATTLEDRNSLALWLSHLEERLAGGFRTRAETAYHSRQGSDEWGGPGEAGPGELGPGWQDKPPRENGHVPFHPSGAVPSTINSIGSNANAGLPCQMHPSPLKRSMSLIPTSPQGPGEWLNPEEMGARAAFAPPDHAPLSPQSSVASSGSEQTEEQGSSRNTFQEDGSGMKDVPLWLKSLRLHKYAALFSQMSYEEMMTLTEQHLESQNVTKGARHKIALSIQKLRERQSVLKSLEKDVLEGGNLRNALQELQQIIVTPIKAYSILQAAVVAAAKEGGRGEPPLSAEPPPARPGPEKVPEAKDAPAESYPPQPAPAPSDGSEPATAPVADGDLPSQFTRVMGKVCTQLLVSRPDEENITSYLQLIEKCLTHEAFTETQKKRLLSWKQQVLKLLRTFPRKAALEMQSYRQQQKGWAFGSNSLPIAGSVGMGVTRRAQRQFQMPPRALPPSRMGILSPAGIGGVSPRHALTSPSLGGQGRQNLWFANPGGSNSMPSQSRSSVQRTHSLPVHSSPQALLMFPPDCQVPGPDLEINPTLESLCLSMTEHALGGESFPPSGPLYRLLSRE
- the SAMD4B gene encoding protein Smaug homolog 2 isoform X3, with protein sequence MMFRDQVGILAGWFKGWNECEQTVALLSLLKRVTRTQARFLQLCLEHSLADCNDIHLLESEANSAAIINQWQQESKEKVVSLLLSHLPLLQPGNTEAKSEYMKLLQKVLAYSIENNAFIEESRQLLSYALIHPATTLEDRNSLALWLSHLEERLAGGFRTRAETAYHSRQGSDEWGGPGEAGPGELGPGWQDKPPRENGHVPFHPSGAVPSTINSIGSNANADVPLWLKSLRLHKYAALFSQMSYEEMMTLTEQHLESQNVTKGARHKIALSIQKLRERQSVLKSLEKDVLEGGNLRNALQELQQIIVTPIKAYSILQAAVVAAAKEGGRGEPPLSAEPPPARPGPEKVPEAKDAPAESYPPQPAPAPSDGSEPATAPVADGDLPSQFTRVMGKVCTQLLVSRPDEENITSYLQLIEKCLTHEAFTETQKKRLLSWKQQVLKLLRTFPRKAALEMQSYRQQQKGWAFGSNSLPIAGSVGMGVTRRAQRQFQMPPRALPPSRMGILSPAGIGGVSPRHALTSPSLGGQGRQNLWFANPGGSNSMPSQSRSSVQRTHSLPVHSSPQALLMFPPDCQVPGPDLEINPTLESLCLSMTEHALGDGTDKTSTI
- the SAMD4B gene encoding protein Smaug homolog 2 isoform X2, with product MMFRDQVGILAGWFKGWNECEQTVALLSLLKRVTRTQARFLQLCLEHSLADCNDIHLLESEANSAAIINQWQQESKEKVVSLLLSHLPLLQPGNTEAKSEYMKLLQKVLAYSIENNAFIEESRQLLSYALIHPATTLEDRNSLALWLSHLEERLAGGFRTRAETAYHSRQGSDEWGGPGEAGPGELGPGWQDKPPRENGHVPFHPSGAVPSTINSIGSNANAGLPCQMHPSPLKRSMSLIPTSPQGPGEWLNPEEMGARAAFAPPDHAPLSPQSSVASSGSEQTEEQGSSRNTFQEDGSGMKDVPLWLKSLRLHKYAALFSQMSYEEMMTLTEQHLESQNVTKGARHKIALSIQKLRERQSVLKSLEKDVLEGGNLRNALQELQQIIVTPIKAYSILQAAVVAAAKEGGRGEPPLSAEPPPARPGPEKVPEAKDAPAESYPPQPAPAPSDGSEPATAPVADGDLPSQFTRVMGKVCTQLLVSRPDEENITSYLQLIEKCLTHEAFTETQKKRLLSWKQQVLKLLRTFPRKAALEMQSYRQQQKGWAFGSNSLPIAGSVGMGVTRRAQRQFQMPPRALPPSRMGILSPAGIGGVSPRHALTSPSLGGQGRQNLWFANPGGSNSMPSQSRSSVQRTHSLPVHSSPQALLMFPPDCQVPGPDLEINPTLESLCLSMTEHALGDGTDKTSTI